A region of the Oncorhynchus nerka isolate Pitt River linkage group LG26, Oner_Uvic_2.0, whole genome shotgun sequence genome:
ACGTCTATGGCTCTCGCTCGCTCTCACCTCAGTTTATAATGGAGGTTTATGTGCTCAATTGTACCGTATTAATTTAGCTGCGTATAGTACTTAAAACATGAATATGCTTTTGGGCTTAAGAACACGATACAACTATAGACACACACGAAGCACACACAGAATTGGAGAATTTGATTTGTGCCAAATTGTCTTATTTTTGCACTGAGATTTAGGACTCTGGATTAGAAATGATAGTCAACTGCATTTGTGCATTAAATGAAGACATTGATAGACAGCAGATGCACCTCAAACAAGAAAAGACTAATTCAGAGTttctctgaaggctctgtattCATGCCAACACACTAAAGCCTCTCAGTCAAATTCTACTGTTCAAGGTTGTTTTTTCCTGGATCCAGGTATTGATTTTTTTATTTGCATTTCTTTACTATCAATGTTTTTATTGATGCGCAGGGCGACGGTTACGGGGTGGTGGGGTACTTTATTACTCACGAACGCTGTATTCTCAGAGCTCTGCTTTGCAGGGTATAGGGGTGGTGGGGTACTTTATTACTCATGAACGCTGTATTCTCAGAGCTCTGCTTTGCAGGGTATAGGGGTGGTTGAACAGAATAAAGCATGTTGGGATGAGTGGGACATTGTTACATTCTGCAGCGCTGTAGTCTTAACACATCACATGATATCCTGATGGCATCTTTACTCTGACAGAAAGATTGGGAAGATGACTCCCTGTTGAAATGCCTGGCCAGGTGTTTATCCCATGTATTTAAGGGATGGGGTGACGTAGATGAGTGAATGTGCTTTAGGTCTGGGTGAACTGACCCCTGCAGGCTGTGCTCAGGGTTGCCTTTTTTGCTCACACTGCTGGGAAGTGAGAGGAATTTGTTATTAATTATGGATAACAGACAAAggatcactctctttctctcgcacTTGGAAGCAAAAAAGAAAAGAGAATCTCAATTTTGTACCGTCATTTTCTCTGCAGCTCTGAAATGAAATCTTGAGTTGTGTATTGTTGGTATTATTGCAATAAAGATGGCTTTCTAAACTGCAACTATTGACTCCTGAGAATTTTGATCAGCAGTTACTACCCCCCCTTTTCCTTATGAGTTTAGTTCAAAGTAAATGTCAACAAATggcctcaacatggttaaaaaTTTTATCATGGATGgttagtccttgcatccatagcgttgtctatgaatttgagtggttacatttctccagcctcaTCCCTCATCTGTTTACTGAAACGGGCTGGGATTTCGAGTTAATGTGTCTACTGCTGATTGCCGCTTTAAACTGGCAATCAGTCTATCTGATCTAATATTGTCCTGTAGTCTTTATTTTTATCTAACGTGATCTCAGACATGACCACAAGAGGATAGTCTTGACTCTGAAAAAAAATCCCAGTTGCAATGTTCCCCAGGACAAACGACATAACGAAGCAAGTCTCAACCGGTTTAAACAGAATATTGCACACGGATGGACAGATTTGGGTGAGAACTGAATGTCGTTTGTATATTGTGTTAATTCAACGGCCTATTGTAAACTACACTATTTCAGCGAATGGCCCTTACGTGTTAATTATTGTTTAATCAAATAATTACAGATACCTGTTTCTGTTGATTACATCTTTTGTCCATTCTCCAGTTCAATGCTTTGCTCTATACATTTATAAATGTGAGTTTATATTCTCATTATGCACGTTTTGTAACAAACTTGTCTTCGGGTTTTGTTCTCATTCTAATTCATTGAAATAGTATTAGACGTACGATTTTCGGTAAATGTTTTGTTGGACTGGGAAACGCTTCTGACAACTATCCTGTTCATGATTGTTAGGGTTTTGTATTAGAGCTTACTATTCGTTGATTCTGGTACTTTCAAATTGGAAACTCAGATCTCATGTTTCCAAGTCAGAGTTTCCTAGTGCCGACTAGCACGAGAACGAGGCATAAACGCCTAAATAACTGCGTGGGAATCCTGAGATGCATATAGTTCCAAAGAAGATCACTGTAGGCCTGTGTTTAACATGATTGAAAATGATGTAGTGTGAGACCTGTGACAAATGTTGCTCATATTTGTTAAAATTAATGTAAATATGTTTTAATTACCTTGAATGTTAGTCGACATGTGCATTAGAGGTTGACATGGGAGTGCAAATTCATTCCTGTCCGTCTTTCCTGTACTGTCCTGATTCTGCAACAGTTCTATAACCCCGGATCATCATCACTCCTATTCCAGTTCCGTGCTAAGTTTTGGCTGAATGAGTGTGCACCTAGTGATTTAGTGATGCCTGTGTTACATTAACAATAGTCATTCATTGTATTAATCTGTTtcaatgtatataatgtgtgcTGAGTCACTTGACTCAATCACAAAATCAGTCAAATAGATGTATGCCGATTGACATGTCTGTCTGTACCCATTTAAAGTAATGTCTTGAAATGACAGaacatattccataaaaaaatgtaGATCAAGATTTAAAGGGTCTGGAGTCTGGACACATTAAAAacagtcctggactaaaaagcactttCAAACTTAATTTGTCCTCCTGTGCCTCAAAGTATTGAGAGCATGAGGCTTCAGGGCCACCctccacatatacacacatgttcacacacacacacagagacatatacacatactcacacagatgTGCACACACTCATGAGAAACATGTGCAGCGTGATCAGGGTGTATGTAATGCTAATGTGCTGGGTGGTGATCTTTTGATTAGTTAATAAGTAACTGTGTGTCTTAAATGGGAACCATAGTGTGTGTCAGGTGATTCCTACATTGGGTTTGTGCTGTGGTGAGTGCCCCAACCCCTCGGTGgatcaatcagaggcagctctcCAGTATCTGCTGTAAGGGACACACTGTATCAACATTGCAAAACAACCGTGCTTTAAGTTACAGCCTGTAACATTCTATATCAGTTTTGAAAGGTTATTCTGTCTGTTATGTAATGGATTGTGCAGCTGAAATGCCCATTCTTGAAATCTTCACTTGTAATCTCTTGTGCAGGAGCGTTTGGAAAAGTTGAATGGACAGGGGCAGAGTAAGGACTGAGAAAGTGATTCAAAAAGAGGAAAAGACAGAGGATTTTGATCATACAAGGACAACATCATTGGATTGGAATTTATTCTCAACTTTCAAAATAACCATGGAACTGTCTCTGGTGAGTGGGACTTTTTATAGATAATTTAGTATTTGATCCATAATGAAAGTCTGAAGGACAATAATTCTAGAGTAACTTCAGTGAcggttgtactgtactgtgaatAGCTGAGTATGTTTTCTTGATGTGGTTATAATATTTAATTGGGTTATAATATTTAATATCTCAGTTAAGATTTCACATGCATTTTATGTCAGGCTGTGATTTTGGATCAGGGTCACCCAGGACTACTTTCTCAATCCAGCCCCTATGTTAATCACATTACCATTCTGTGACATAGTTAATTGACCCAGTtgtccttacccctcctctaacctGATGGGAGTTTCAGTACACTTTCATACTATGCACTTTCTCAGGCTGTTCTATAATATTCAATGTTTTCAAGTTCAGTATTGTCCTCTGCCCTGAAGTAGGTCAAACTCCGGTGTGCCACCTTAAATCTTCATAGACATGCCAAACAAGTGAGCAAGGCTTTGCCAAGCCTCCCCTGTGCCAACACTGCCATTGGTCAGCAAGCACTGTTGGTGGGCTGTTGCCATAGCACCCTCATTAAGGGAGGGGCAGGGACATGTTGAGAGTGTGGGTTTCAAGTCCCAGTGAAAGAGTACAGATTGTCAATGTTACATCACAGTACAGGAACTACCATTCATTTACCATAGCTTCAAGTCATGTACCAGAGCTGAGGACATTGAAATGTACTAGAATTCATGCCCAGTGATAAGGAAATAAAAGCACTTTTACACTAGTTCTAGAGCAGCACATACCCTAAGAACATACACTCTAGAATGTAAACCGTGATAAGTTTTATAGAAGCCAGAACATACAAAAACATGCACATgcgctcatacacacacactgacatttaCAATGTATGACGCATGGCATTTTGCAGAGATGTGCATTCGCTGGAAGCCGAAAGATGAGGGGTAGAGTAGGAGAAGCAGCATTGAGaggttgtgtgtgagagagagtggaaaCATACGCCAGTGGATTAAGCTGCTTTGTGAAGGGAAACTGAGGAAAGCTTATAGAGAAGTGAAGAGCGGGATGGAGGCTTTTGCCCTGACAACCCACCACAGTTCATAACAGCTTAGCCAGAGAGGGGAAGAAAACGGACAAATGCAGGAAAAACAGGATCAGCCACTGAAAAGTAGCCCGGGGAAGGTAGGGATTTGTGGGCTGTAGGAGGGATGTGTGTTGTTTTGTATATTCTGTGTGGtgtcttgttttttttgtctGTAATAACAGCATGTGAAAATTGGAGGGACTCTGGGTATGGTGTATATGATCCTTTTTCTGCAGCCATCCAGTTCTTTGTTGATATTTGTGTTGGCAGATTGTTTAAAGAACTAAGCATGCCAATTATGATAATGCATTATAACACATACTTGATGTAGGGTGACACTTGCAGGGAGGGGAATAGTGTGCGTGTTCATGGGTTGGTGCATCTTAGTTTTTCAATGGAGAGTCCTTGCCCTTTTGCCTGTTCTCTTTGTGGTCCCGTGTTAATTTCCACACAATTTTTCAATCGTTGCTTTGTGTTGTAATCACTCATATTCTTGAGTCTGAATGTTTGTATTTACAACTTGTGTGGGTATTTATGTAATGTGCATTACTGTTGCGAGTATGTGCATTTGTAAACAATCATAAGGCCCATCATGCTTTGGGCTCTCGCTGAAGAGCACTCTACCATGACTGGTGTGTGATCGGTGTTAtcactctcccttcctcccctctctgcttgtctctcCCTTCAGGGTCACCCTGCTCTCAAAGCCTTTATGTGTGGCTCTCTCAGTGGAACATGCTCCACCCTGCTCTTCCAGCCTCTGGACCTGGTCAAGACCCGCCTGCAGACCCTTCACAGCAACATGCAGCCTGGGTGAGTAGCCTTCAGCTGGCTCAGTCAACACCTCTACAGCATAGTCCACACTTCCACATAGTAATCAGGTGAGGTTACGTTTGTAGTAAGATTTCTGGCTCTAGATTACAGTCTTGTCCTAGACCATGAGACCAACTAGCATTGCATTACTCTATTGACTTGCCTCATTGACTAAGCAATATTGTAGATCTGAACATTGAGTCCAAAGAGTCATAAAACTCATGCTGGTTCCACATGGCCTGTCAGCTATTTTGAAATGAAGCGTAGTTGCAAGACACTTAAAAATAACTTTTAGGTCGTTTCATAGGACGTGTTAAtatggctttctctctctcttacgctcTTTCAGTTCAGCAAGAGTGGGGATGGTGACTGTGTTCTTAAGTGTTGTACGGACAGAGAAGCTCATAGGACTTTGGAAAGGGGTCTCACCAGTAAGTTGGCCTCTCTTTATGATCAGTAATATAAATAGAAACACATCAATTGTGTTGAATCTGTGGGTTGAGTATATGACTCTGACAGTATGTCTGCTTCCTCCAGTCGTTTGTGAGGACCATCCCCGGTGTAGGAATCTACTTCAGCACCTACTACTCTCTGAAGCAGCACTACTTCCTGGAGCAGGGCCCCGGGGCCATGGAGTCTGTGCTGCTGGGAGCTGGGGCCAGGACTGTGGCAGGGGTCTGCATGCTACCTGTCACTGTCCTTAAGACTCGCTTTGAGGTATgttcaggtagagagatggagggggcaggaaggaaggaaaatATAAATACTTTTCTATATACTGTATGATTACAGTAACTACGTGAGTACTgtttaatgtgtatatatatatatatatatatattatttttttacctttattttaccaggcaagtcagttaagaacaaattcttattttcaatgacggcctaggaacagtgggtttaactgcctgttcaggggcagaacgacagaacgagctcgggggtttgaacttgcaaccttccggttcctagtccaactctctaaccactaggctaccctgccgccccaatgtgtGGGTGTTTACTGTAGTGTCTGTTGTTGTTTCAGAGTGGCAGGTATAACTACGTGAGCGTGGCGGGGGCTTTGCGCAGTGTGTGTCAAACAGAGGGACCCAGAGCTCTGTTCTCAGGGCTGACCGCCACCATCCTCAGAGATGCTCCCTTCTCAGGCCTCTATGTCATGTTCTACAGCCAGGGCAAGAACACTCTGCCACAGGGTCAGTATCAGAACACCACACTAATGCTCAACACTAGTATTTGTTTCACTAGTGTGCGATCACTTTGAAGTGTCAGTATGGGGACGCCGATGACATAAACATGGAGCAGTAGTATTGGTTACACTAGAAGCCACATTTGATAACTTTGACGTATCTGTCTCAATGTGAATTGTTTGGTGTGGAGTGGAATTTATagtgtctctctgtttcttcctcCTAGAGATAAGCACGTCTCCCTACGCGGCCCTGGCTAACTTCAGCTGTGGGATTCTGGCCGGGGTCCTGGCTTCCCTAGTCACCCAGCCAGCTGACGTGGTCAAAACCCATGTCCAAGTCAGCCCACATCTGTACAGGAGGACTGCAGACGCTGTGCGATACATTTACAATGTAACTATCTCTCTGGGTGTTTtattgaatacagtgttgttacTATGCTTAGGGCAATAGCACTGTTATAATATACTGATGTTGTTCTTATATGGGTCAGGCTAAACTGTTGTCTTTATGTGTTTCTATGCTGACCTTATATGCTGACCTCTAGCCTGCAAACAGTGTCACACTATGTAATAAAACATCAGGGTTGATTTATAGTAGTTGACATGTGCcattctttctctccgtctctcaggAGCATGGGTTTCAAGGGTTCTTCCGGGGTGGGGTGCCACGTTCTCTGAGGAGGACCTTGATTGCTGCCATGGCATGGACGGTGTATGAACAGATGATGGCCCGCATGGGACTCAAGTCCTGAGGAGGGATGACAAGAACAAGGGATGACAAGTCctgaagagagagaatgaaatgTGGACCGAGGAAGAAAGTGAAAGTCAAGTCACCAGTAGTGAGGTCACCAGGACAAACCAGTAGTGAGGAGTGCCCTGGAAGGCACTGCTGTGTT
Encoded here:
- the LOC115122035 gene encoding mitochondrial glycine transporter B-like isoform X1 — its product is MDRGRVRTEKVIQKEEKTEDFDHTRTTSLDWNLFSTFKITMELSLGHPALKAFMCGSLSGTCSTLLFQPLDLVKTRLQTLHSNMQPGSARVGMVTVFLSVVRTEKLIGLWKGVSPSFVRTIPGVGIYFSTYYSLKQHYFLEQGPGAMESVLLGAGARTVAGVCMLPVTVLKTRFESGRYNYVSVAGALRSVCQTEGPRALFSGLTATILRDAPFSGLYVMFYSQGKNTLPQEISTSPYAALANFSCGILAGVLASLVTQPADVVKTHVQVSPHLYRRTADAVRYIYNEHGFQGFFRGGVPRSLRRTLIAAMAWTVYEQMMARMGLKS
- the LOC115122035 gene encoding mitochondrial glycine transporter B-like isoform X2, translated to MQEKQDQPLKSSPGKGHPALKAFMCGSLSGTCSTLLFQPLDLVKTRLQTLHSNMQPGSARVGMVTVFLSVVRTEKLIGLWKGVSPSFVRTIPGVGIYFSTYYSLKQHYFLEQGPGAMESVLLGAGARTVAGVCMLPVTVLKTRFESGRYNYVSVAGALRSVCQTEGPRALFSGLTATILRDAPFSGLYVMFYSQGKNTLPQEISTSPYAALANFSCGILAGVLASLVTQPADVVKTHVQVSPHLYRRTADAVRYIYNEHGFQGFFRGGVPRSLRRTLIAAMAWTVYEQMMARMGLKS